One stretch of Juglans microcarpa x Juglans regia isolate MS1-56 chromosome 3D, Jm3101_v1.0, whole genome shotgun sequence DNA includes these proteins:
- the LOC121256581 gene encoding 30S ribosomal protein S31, mitochondrial, which translates to MAMMQWCGAVARRVMITHRPALTSAGGGVAAPILCGRGDKKTKKGKRFKGSYGNSRPKKEKKIERIKDKVEVPRSTPWPLPFKLI; encoded by the coding sequence ATGGCGATGATGCAGTGGTGCGGCGCGGTAGCGAGGCGGGTGATGATAACTCACAGACCTGCCCTAACATCAGCGGGAGGAGGGGTGGCGGCGCCGATTCTGTGTGGACGTGGGGACAAGAAGACCAAGAAGGGGAAGAGATTCAAGGGGTCGTACGGGAACTCCAGGccgaagaaggagaagaagattgAGCGAATCAAGGACAAGGTCGAGGTCCCCAGGTCGACTCCTTGGCCCCTCCCTTTCAAGCTCATCTGA
- the LOC121256399 gene encoding epimerase family protein SDR39U1 homolog, chloroplastic, with protein sequence MELFGATAFSWTHSISSSIHVTRSFYVKTCETRRFRVWCSSDQAQKANQMTVSVTGATGFIGRRLVQRLHADNHRIRVLTRSRSKAELIFPVKDFPGIVIAEEPGWKDCIQGSNGVVNLAGLPISTRWSSEIKKEIKQSRIRVTSKVVDLINDAPDAVRPTVLVSATAVGYYGSSETQVFDERSPSGNDYLAEVCREWEATALRVNKDVRLALIRIGVVLGKDGGALAKMIPLFMMFAGGPLGTGKQWFSWIHLDDIVNLIYEALSNPSYKGVINGTAPNPVRLTEMCEQLGNVMGRPSWLPVPDLALKAVLGEGASVVLEGQRVIPARAKELGFPFKYSYVKDALKAILS encoded by the exons ATGGAGCTCTTCGGAGCCACTGCTTTCTCGTGGACCCACTCCATCTCTTCCTCAATTCACGTCACTCGCTCATTCTAT GTTAAGACGTGTGAGACTAGGAGGTTCAGGGTTTGGTGCAGTTCTGATCAAGCCCAGAAG GCAAATCAGATGACTGTATCAGTGACTGGAGCTACAGGTTTTATAGGTAGAAGATTGGTGCAAAGGCTGCATGCAG ATAATCACCGCATTCGTGTCTTGACACGCTCTAGATCTAAGGCTGAGTTAATTTTTCCGG TCAAGGACTTTCCAGGAATAGTGATTGCAGAGGAGCCAGGGTGGAAAGACTGCATTCAAGGTTCCAATGGTGTTGTGAACTTGGCCGGATTGCCCATTAGTACACGATGGTCTTCTGAG ATCAAGAAAGAGATTAAGCAAAGCCGGATTAGAGTCACCTCAAAG GTTGTAGATTTAATAAATGATGCACCAGATGCAGTTCGGCCTACAGTTTTAGTCAGTGCAACAGCTGTTGGTTACTATG GCAGTAGTGAAACACAAGTATTTGACGAACGGAGTCCATCAGGAAATGATTACTTGGCTGAG gtgTGTAGAGAATGGGAAGCTACAGCCCTCAGAGTAAATAAGGATGTTAGATTAGCACTTATACGCATTGGCGTTGTTCTTGGTAAAGATGGCGGTGCTTTAG CTAAAATGATCCCTCTCTTCATGATGTTTGCTGGTGGTCCTTTGGGCACTGGGAAACAATG GTTTTCTTGGATTCATCTGGATGACATAGTGAACCTAATATATGAAGCTCTTTCCAATCCATCTTATAAAG GCGTTATCAATGGAACTGCACCAAACCCTGTTAGATTGACTGAAATGTGTGAACAATTGGGAAATGTCATGGGCCGGCCCTCATGGCTTCCTGTACCTGACCTTGCGCTCAAAGCAGTCCTTGGAGAAGGTGCTTCAGTG GTTCTGGAAGGGCAACGGGTGATCCCCGCTCGAGCCAAGGAATTGGGTTTCCCATTCAAGTACTCCTATGTGAAAGATGCACTTAAAGCCATTCTTTCATAG
- the LOC121255899 gene encoding ubiquitin fusion degradation protein 1 homolog: protein MFFDGYGYHGTSFEQTYRCFPASFIEKPQIESGDKIIMPPSALDRLASLHIDYPMLFELRNDAAERISHCGVLEFIAEEGMIYMPYWMMENMLLQEGDIVRVKNMTLPKGTYVKLQPHTKDFLDISNPKAILETTLRNFSCLTTGDSIMVAYNNKKYYIDIIETKPANAISIIETDCEVDFAPPLDYKEPERPIAPVLPSKATQVEDASAEAEPKFSPFTGVGRRLDGKTLLHQPQPISSSGAKDKRLDAATRNAQPSAGSSSQSNTRQTQGKLVFGSNVNRTTSKETPKKEAAKESKQEQPPKTEEPKFQPFSGKKYSLRG, encoded by the exons ATG TTTTTTGATGGATATGGGTATCATGGGACATCGTTTGAGCAGACATACCGATGTTTCCCCGCATCCTTTATTGAGAAG CCGCAAATCGAAAGCGGTGATAAAA TTATAATGCCCCCTTCAGCTCTCGACCGCCTAG CATCTTTACATATTGATTATCCAATGTTGTTTGAACTTCGGAATGATGCTGCTGAGCGGATTTCTCATTGTGGGGTTCTTGAGTTCATTGCAGAAGAAGGCATGATCTATATGCCTTATTGG ATGATGGAGAACATGCTCTTACAAGAGGGGGACATTGTTCGTGTAAAAAATATGACTCTTCCGAAGGGAACCTATGTCAAGTTGCAACCCCACACAAAGGACTTTTTGGATATCTCTAACCCAAAAGCTAT CTTAGAGACAACATTAAGGAATTTTTCGTGTTTAACCACCGGGGACAGTATTATGGTGGCATACAACAACAAGAAGTATTACATAGATATTATAGAAACAAAGCCTGCTAATGCAATAAGTATCATCGAGACAGATTGTGAGGTGGACTTTGCACCTCCCCTGGATTACAAGGAACCCGAAAGACCCATTGCACCTGTTCTTCCAAGCAAGGCTACCCAAG TTGAAGATGCTTCAGCTGAAGCTGAACCAAAATTCAGCCCTTTCACTGGAGTAGGGAGACGCTTGGATGGGAAAACTCTGTTGCATCAGCCTCAACCAATTTCTTCTTCAGGGGCCAAAGACAAGCGACTTGATGCTGCCACCAGGAATGCTCAGCCTTCTGCGGGATCTAGTTCACAAAGCAACACTCGTCAGACTCAGGGAAAGCTTGTGTTTGGATCAAATGTAAACCGCACTACTTCCAAAGAAACACCAAAG AAGGAAGCTGCAAAAGAGAGTAAACAAGAGCAGCCCCCGAAGACAGAAGAGCCGAAGTTTCAGCCATTCTCTGGGAAAAAGTACTCGTTGCGGGGTTGA